From Argopecten irradians isolate NY chromosome 12, Ai_NY, whole genome shotgun sequence, one genomic window encodes:
- the LOC138336082 gene encoding mucin-17-like isoform X2 — protein MDFSALSSELQNIAGRYNGRDTDPAYSTTMYCEMFHKILQKTETEVHDYADQIVILWMTLSQLCNTANTLAPCPARDELYQDIFLQCAKTVLNIKWQNLAEDDQSKENFIETVKATHVQLVTTGFDRFTLLLHLMENPWTDPTLSEIMSGEADNEKDAVQEYVRKESSLILKLRVEMLMQENCEEFALNLCNTLMGHEVFVKDIELRETQLKLLHKLNHMDKLQEVCEKIVCHDGVKLVLKLEQKECNQALSVRLIQIFLVQDWIKPEQKCCTQELLKLWIRHQYIADHNKEKFLDSVWAIAKLSLSTQQILLLVSGLQRECGNEMIQLYTDLCVYAINVDKGCCEQQMLQGNMDGVKDRQQAIAQTCRKLSALYNGLNPKISRISSLTAFSLDASLVNLCLVERMFNRKYCTHSKKECAACIKVFSSVTHCVGDVKINPATLYEVERLLNMLRPYYLNPDLAWKELLPVCQKFMKERSQATVEAKDETSPPKTPKKKESKPRQKKSTKKEMSVSPGNIKYYCDDNVSYLPKESAPKAKNKNFRLKSAPSSNSCTQTPKPEETKTKQSPVKAAAAASSKSGALFEHDKQLFQYNFKGKSSDRSGPILASSTITKEQVSAAGSELPNNFINNLQKTATQVSSVKCQAVGVDSKGKPVLLKVPITANPALSSTVSGHVLAQGASRQPNMYIADAAIALQASSAGLQISGQGKVQKPKKRQPHSIGELLEATKVMPCSTSSNYNTAAMTITKPAVQQSLPTSADLLRAARDYNLTVMQKPVAPKPFQTQYSTADLLRATKNIPQKSKQEVPTPSNLQSAKDMVQATKAAFAASVLGFIPKSQAAILSDVSQGITQTLEHASVLPSEKKPPKKPRAPKKSKNITISPAQLQQASNISEQFNSVQTTSNRTVIAHSYKTVDGSISFLSSNMVGSANIIPSIVNPSQAVPPVRPPTNLQQTNDKSNHRPRIIPVRTTCNSKFAPYSTSVVAASSTAPSPGQIVGANMVVTTSQNPSNQTQVDQDFYNMYTKEKPVTKQPSTASKIEGFRRPSADELQSIVDWLQTGTEDDKKKAPVNSPVSSLSTQQVVTSVPSTVQSVTLPSVVTPIVTSSSPIVTSPTATASKPVSLTPEQLQKIMAGLSQRQKIKQKTHPAQKNQQKKGLSKQIQQLMANELNKGNNSAAESGNNFVQQNPLLTDTQTVQPLVGQLSQPLTTNETQFSSTSVTNVSDLVQQSLTRGNQPVQQLTTSDRQHVQQSMVQVGQIFPLTTPVGQLVQQSPTTVQPPVTQVVQLIQTSTGNGSSLQSLSQNQNQSSLTEQQLSLELMLQKSLSQENQSIQPSSSLGNQLNQPSPAQGNQPMHSTPTLGNQQIQQSSYDRIQLIQPSLGQGNQPIQSTLALRNQLIQPTSSQGNQPVQPTSALANQLIQPMSAPTNQLFQPTSALANQLIQPTQQSSSNKIQLIRPKSSQGNQPIIPTPSLGQKSSSHKIQLIPPSSQGNRPNQPPSSHGNQQSSFGNQPIPPLLADGNQQSQPYLSHPSQVSPLTHGNQPSEMVHSQSFQQSQSMELVTGNPTQNSTHVLHAGNQLVQTSQAQQTSDACSTSAPALTLPISLQVTASQSLPSMDQLANTIQTTASLGTQPSLSFTTPFQITGSKTLMLNSKAVELQYLGQFNPPSKILHPKPLSKDGPSTPSTSLSVSKDGPSTHSTSLSVDPLAHLGKTLELSLETSSKSSELPGLKQPTFIPKTLSSEEEINIPKMPLGTLKVVEKPNLISTLKNPAKLSIDHVPSTAHVGSVTTSNGNQQGVSSELIVSSSSDNDVPSTTEESKTSPQTENITTVQESCNTKLSAQPTTFSSPAGSETTSKDMPSTRQIVKDVSESLSTPTLCDIQSNSAVVDSKPISQSTTSESNISSSSEINKDHGDAGLPSPNSSYIDETKCDGHQSVKESDASSEVVDRSISPDSTSLVRDSAEDSISSSTVIDICLTRVHNEADNSDEKTDKISEGGNVLNSMLDTVHVHVHQTQNGILTTTAGDNLTGQMTPTSEVTAIHNISELSQKPEFETVSSSCLDEDTNEQLNVVNSQLDLPAPDTLEEITTLNEKGVKNISDKAGDASNTSEMSQSFALETDEKTNSLSIISSFGTEQTEKVSISGIVTTKDENLMVPTCVPDEDGSVSISKESEETEVSKSEQNSGGCVKANEDCSNNTEDNLDNAVTLGDASGKSTAILSAPAVELGDEPSQGQEQNSTPELNSSSSDVKQSSIEESDMNVENANTVESTPELKLDSELYNSQATDIIPVTTMPLSQDVPQMVKPPEQDKEAPQDHLNKQVDVKDLDSEKKEYSSRDNSYAVEKDTLPQKDWENAFVSFIDNLGEKKMVKTDNTKVSGRPVFSRQDSSGSESSSRSVASSLSSRGSHKSSLDEDSSGTRILPLQRRDNDVKRFEYFSNATSSHKSSKKRPSKSLATIQIHALPEIKAKVKSTVRLVPATTPVESTDPPQPKEVANKCMICAKTFRSVESLKCHVRNICRPLDASRPEANLKDFEYKTLYLCRKCEKEYSMKEDIKTHVAECCKDDDVIQALSFSVKYMCQMCGEYFTNKDDVHSHVSRLCSKVMSCRQQQQERLDRKTELTAKPLSDMVENLFSKEQKHLEENLKEENSKEKVQKEVTEPVKNEEEQTLGVDDLDSEIFSEAKSKSKADEERTNESDSNIEHTEVKSAKHHESSRSLPVKQWSLRNKTKSSSRLKGFEYFSNKLNPARRRADQRKWHEDYHSLRNRVVKKEAEKDEEEDKEEEDSVEKFLTQQKSSKAAARDVSETQKEVFSDNAVIETKEKLDSNNVIASKSNQVKSEKKEINNKEVHNHSVTKSKVTDMAKDDTMDPPIRQKRVIQVGRKFLQDEFEVPEFLKMQVANTNLKRKSPQHCPKCGQFFSSSYVLIQHVVRVHMSPCKSKWNSTARKFQFACWYCPDAFPTYIKFSKHVPVHKDKILAMLKRSCSTSRQLRRHGTVMNNLSVKTEKTSIDKTKKSNKTVSANKKESTPLKETEILSQHVESMRTSRRARGQPPLATDMSELKVDTGKKERSQSREKDLISVSGILPSSGSLSPGMMDLRTTRSRRRDNDSMSTSSFDRDDDLASNCSHATDKSSLSKGKNNKRGLSEDRESMTSEDSVSHRPVTRHQLASNVSPTLKEGQSAAKKLKKFSGSNVEPEKAQRTRTRSGNVLSAKAGPKVNDADQMTLDRNKTENKPTNKMASSVSKGDTNKSLTTPVTRNQSKAESDSKKSFSDSVSQLRNSKKEAKTDSKELSVKEDNGVTSSSMTTRRSTRLNDSSGNVIDNCRRRTAVVKLHDAMRHRNNEEHKSFENKRKMVMKSKQEEKEQKKIRLAENEGKYFDSKNCDEKEDTVETKESSVENQKSVLVLSEEDEEFVYVKSPLSSPSVTPVGKEKTNSATLAGKAAFLDSFKKYIHKPGHHPNSNSFHLKVAKSKLKQRVCRTQAKLVQKRRRENVNSSRLSSEDEADDELDEDVNNSNKNSNKKKSFLDTFIDHCDNGPRLKGYYDEEPAVIKPTESTTKKSKLEAVLKGKKTSGSERKNQAPQPDKVKTDVISKPEKIIANTEMSLSV, from the exons gaATTGCTGAAGTTGTGGATTCGCCACCAGTACATTGCTGATCACAACAAAGAGAAGTTCCTGGACAGCGTATGGGCCATAGCCAAGCTCTCTCTCAGTACACAGCAGATTCTCTTACTTGTCAGCGGGCTCCAAAGAGAG tGTGGTAATGAGATGATACAACTCTACACAGACCTGTGTGTGTATGCCATTAATGTTGACAAAGGATGCTGTGAGCAACAGATGCTGCAGGGCAATATGGACGGAGTGAAAGACAGACAGCAGGCCATCGCACAGACGTGTCGCAAATTATCTGCCCTTTACAACGGGCTCAACCCAAAGATATCTCGCATCAGTTCATTGACAGCTTTCTCACTTGATGCATCACTTGTGAACTTGTGTCTGGTGGAGCGAATGTTCAACAGAAAGTACTGTACTCATTCTAAAAAGGAGTGTGCCGCATGTATCAAAGTGTTCAGTAGTGTGACTCATTGTGTTGGCGATGTGAAGATAAACCCAGCAACACTCTATGAGGTAGAACGATTGCTGAACATGCTGAGGCCATACTACCTCAATCCAGATTTAGCCTGGAAGGAACTGTTACCTGTGTGTCAGAAATTCATGAAGGAAAGAAGTCAAGCTACTGTGGAAGCAAAAGATGAAACCTCTCCTCCAAAAACTCCAAAAAAGAAAGAGTCCAAACCTAGACAAAAGAAGTCCACTAAAAAGGAGATGAGTGTTTCGCcaggaaatataaaatattactgtgatgacaatgtgtccTATCTGCCAAAGGAGAGTGCTCcgaaagcaaaaaataaaaacttcagaCTGAAATCAGCGCCTAGTTCAAATTCATGCACACAAACACCAAAACCCGAGGAAACAAAAACTAAACAGTCTCCAGTGAAAGCAGCAGCTGCAGCTTCATCTAAATCTGGTGCTTTGTTTGAGCATGATAAACAGTTATTCCAGTATAACTTCAAAGGAAAGAGTTCAGATAGAAGTGGACCCATACTTGCATCGTCCACTATAACCAAAGAGCAAGTATCAGCAGCAGGTTCTGAACTACCgaacaattttattaataatCTCCAAAAGACCGCCACACAGGTCTCCAGTGTGAAGTGTCAAGCTGTGGGAGTGGACAGTAAAGGGAAGCCTGTTTTGTTAAAAGTACCAATAACTGCAAACCCTGCTCTTTCATCCACAGTAAGTGGACATGTGCTTGCACAAGGAGCCTCTAGGCAACCAAATATGTATATTGCTGATGCTGCCATAGCATTGCAAGCTTCATCTGCAGGACTACAAATTTCAGGACAAGGGAAAGTACAAAAACCTAAAAAGCGTCAGCCACATAGCATTGGAGAACTGCTGGAAGCTACAAAAGTCATGCCATGTTCAACTTCGTCTAATTATAATACTGCTGCCATGACCATTACAAAACCTGCAGTTCAGCAGTCTCTGCCTACCTCTGCAGATCTGCTGAGGGCCGCCAGAGATTATAACTTGACAGTAATGCAGAAACCTGTAGCACCTAAGCCATTTCAGACGCAATATAGCACTGCAGATCTTTTAAGAGCTACAAAAAACATCCctcaaaaatcaaaacaagaagTTCCAACACCCAGCAACTTGCAAAGTGCAAAGGACATGGTCCAGGCAACAAAAGCAGCATTTGCCGCATCCGTTCTTGGTTTTATTCCAAAGTCTCAGGCGGCCATTTTGTCGGATGTTTCACAAGGGATTACACAAACATTAGAACATGCAAGTGTTCTGCCATCTGAAAAGAAACCACCCAAAAAACCAAGAGCGCCTAAGAAATCAAAAAACATTACAATAAGCCCAGCACAACTCCAGCAAGCGTCAAATATTAGTGAACAGTTCAATAGTGTTCAAACAACTAGCAACAGAACTGTAATTGCTCACTCTTACAAGACGGTAGATGGAAGTATCTCCTTTCTATCGTCCAATATGGTTGGATCGGCCAATATTATTCCTTCCATAGTGAACCCTTCCCAAGCTGTGCCTCCTGTCCGTCCACCAACAAATTTACAGCAAACCAACGATAAATCAAATCATCGTCCACGAATTATTCCTGTTAGGACGACCTGTAACAGCAAGTTTGCACCGTACTCTACTTCAGTGGTAGCTGCTTCAAGTACTGCACCATCTCCAGGACAGATTGTTGGTGCTAACATGGTAGTGACAACTAGCCAAAATCCTTCAAATCAAACACAGGTTGATCAAGATTTCTACAATATGTATACGAAAGAAAAACCTGTGACTAAACAGCCGTCAACAGCATCAAAGATTGAAGGATTCCGTAGACCTTCTGCTGACGAGCTTCAGAGCATTGTTGATTGGCTACAGACAGGTACTGAAGATGATAAGAAAAAAGCACCAGTGAATTCGCCAGTGTCTAGTTTGTCCACACAGCAAGTAGTCACTTCGGTCCCATCCACTGTCCAAAGTGTGACATTACCGTCTGTGGTCACTCCAATAGTTACATCGTCATCTCCAATTGTGACATCGCCGACTGCTACAGCTTCTAAGCCTGTATCTCTTACTCCAGAACAACTGCAGAAGATTATGGCAGGATTAAGTCAACGCcagaaaatcaaacaaaaaacacatcCTGCTCAAAAAAATCAACAGAAGAAAGGTTTGAGTAAACAGATCCAACAGCTTATGGCTAATGAACTTAATAAAGGGAATAATTCGGCTGCTGAATCTGGAAACAACTTTGTTCAGCAAAATCCATTGCTGACTGACACGCAAACCGTTCAACCTCTGGTAGGTCAACTTAGTCAACCATTAACAACAAATGAAACACAATTTTCTTCTACATCTGTTACAAATGTCAGTGATCTTGTTCAACAATCATTAACACGTGGGAACCAACCTGTTCAACAGCTAACGACGAGTGACAGGCAGCATGTTCAACAATCTATGGTACAGGTTGGTCAGATTTTCCCATTAACAACACCTGTTGGTCAACTAGTCCAACAATCACCAACAACTGTCCAACCTCCTGTGACACAGGTTGTTCAACTTATCCAGACTTCAACAGGAAATGGAAGTTCTTTGCAGTCATTGTCACAAAACCAAAATCAGTCATCATTAACCGAGCAACAACTCAGTTTAGAATTGATGCTGCAAAAATCTCTGTCGCAAGAAAATCAGTCCATTCAGCCTTCATCATCTCTTGGGAATCAGCTAAATCAACCATCACCAGCACAAGGAAATCAACCAATGCATTCAACGCCAACACTTGGGAATCAGCAAATTCAACAATCATCATATGATAGGATTCAGCTCATTCAACCATCATTGGGTCAGGGAAATCAACCGATTCAGTCAACATTAGCTCTCAGGAACCAGCTTATTCAACCAACATCATCTCAAGGAAATCAACCAGTTCAACCAACCTCAGCACTTGCTAATCAACTAATTCAACCAATGTCAGCACCTACTAATCAGCTATTTCAACCAACCTCAGCACTTGCGAATCAGCTAATTCAACCAACTCAACAATCATCATCTAATAAGATTCAGCTGATTCGACCAAAATCATCTCAAGGAAATCAACCAATTATACCAACACCATCACTTGGGCAAAAATCGTCGTCACATAAGATTCAGCTAATTCCACCGTCATCTCAAGGAAATCGACCAAATCAGCCACCATCATCTCATGGGAATCAGCAATCATCATTTGGAAAtcaaccaattccaccattatTGGCAGACGGAAATCAGCAAAGTCAGCCATACTTATCTCATCCAAGTCAAGTCTCTCCATTGACACATGGAAATcaaccatcagaaatggttcataGTCAATCCTTTCAACAGTCTCAAAGTATGGAATTAGTGACTGGAAATCCTACACAGAATTCAACACATGTTCTACATGCAGGTAATCAACTGGTGCAGACTTCTCAAGCTCAGCAAACATCTGATGCCTGCTCGACCTCTGCACCTGCCTTGACATTGCCAATCAGTTTACAAGTAACTGCCAGCCAATCATTGCCAAGTATGGATCAACTTGCCAATACTATCCAAACTACCGCTTCTTTAGGAACTCAGCCCTCGCTAAGTTTCACAACACCATTCCAAATTACTGGATCAAAAACTTTAATGCTGAATTCAAAAGCAGTTGAACTGCAGTATCTAGGGCAATTCAATCCACCTTCCAAAATTCTACACCCCAAACCTTTGTCAAAGGATGGGCCTTCCACCCCTTCTACATCCTTGTCAGTGTCAAAGGATGGGCCTTCCACCCATTCGACATCCTTGTCAGTAGATCCGCTCGCTCACCTCGGAAAGACTTTAGAACTTTCTCTTGAAACAAGTTCAAAATCTAGTGAACTACCTGGCTTAAAACAACCAACATTCATTCCAAAGACATTGTCTTCAGAAGAAGAAATAAACATACCGAAGATGCCTTTGGGAACACTGAAGGTAGTGGAGAAGCCAAACCTCATCTCAACTTTGAAGAATCCGGCAAAACTTAGCATTGACCATGTACCTTCTACAGCACATGTTGGAAGTGTTACGACATCTAATGGGAACCAACAGGGAGTCAGTAGTGAACTAATTGTATCAAGTAGCTCTGACAACGACGTGCCTTCTACGACAGAAGAAAGCAAAACATCACCACAGACAGAAAATATAACCACAGTGCAAGAGTCTTGTAACACCAAACTCAGTGCTCAACCAACCACATTCAGTTCACCAGCTGGAAGTGAAACAACTAGTAAGGACATGCCTAGCACTAGACAAATTGTGAAGGATGTGTCTGAGAGCTTGAGTACTCCAACTTTGTGCGATATTCAAAGTAATTCTGCTGTTGTCGACTCAAAGCCTATTAGTCAAAGTACCACTTCTGAATCAAACATTTCTTCTAGTTCAGAAATTAACAAAGACCATGGTGATGCTGGATTGCCGTCCCCAAATAGCAGCTATATTGATGAGACTAAATGTGATGGACATCAGTCTGTGAAAGAATCGGATGCTTCATCTGAAGTAGTAGATCGGTCCATCAGTCCAGATTCAACTTCTCTGGTGAGGGATAGTGCGGAGGACTCCATTAGTAGTTCTACTGTGATCGACATCTGTTTGACACGTGTCCACAACGAGGCAGACAACAGTGATGAAAAGACGGATAAAATATCTGAAGGAGGGAACGTTTTAAATTCAATGCTtgatacagtacatgtacacgtacatCAGACTCAGAATGGCATTCTGACAACCACAGCAGGCGACAATCTGACTGGGCAAATGACACCAACATCAGAAGTAACTGCCATACATAACATTTCTGAACTGTCACAAAAACCAGAATTTGAGACCGTCAGTAGTTCTTGTTTGGATGAGGATACCAATGAACAACTTAATGTGGTCAACTCACAGTTAGACTTACCCGCACCAGATACACTGGAAGAAATCACTACATTAAATGAGAAAGGAGTAAAGAACATCTCAGATAAAGCTGGCGATGCTTCTAACACATCAGAAATGTCGCAGTCATTCGCCCTGGAGACTGATGAGAAAACGAATTCCTTATCAATTATATCAAGTTTTGGTACTGAACAAACTGAGAAAGTTTCAATATCAGGGATAGTCACAACCAAGGATGAAAATCTGATGGTTCCAACCTGTGTGCCTGATGAGGATGGTTCTGTTTCAATTTCTAAGGAAAGTGAAGAGACGGAAGTGTCAAAAAGTGAACAAAACAGTGGAGGTTGTGTCAAAGCTAATGAAGATTGCAGCAATAACACAGAGGATAATTTGGACAATGCGGTAACATTAGGTGATGCTTCAGGAAAATCAACTGCCATTTTATCTGCACCTGCTGTAGAGCTTGGTGATGAGCCTTCGCAAGGACAGGAACAGAACTCAACACCAGAGTTGAATTCTTCTTCATCTGATGTCAAGCAATCGTCCATAGAGGAAAGTGATATGAACGTTGAAAATGCCAACACTGTGGAAAGTACACCAGAATTGAAACTTGATTCAGAGTTGTACAACAGTCAAGCCACAGATATTATCCCTGTTACGACAATGCCACTATCACAAGATGTGCCTCAAATGGTGAAACCTCCAGAACAGGACAAAGAGGCTCCACAGGACCATTTGAATAAGCAAGTAGATGTAAAAGATTTGGATTCAGAAAAGAAAGAGTATTCAAGTAGGGATAATTCTTATGCGGTAGAAAAAGATACCTTACCACAAAAAGATTGGGAAAACGCATTTGTTTCTTTCATTGACAATCTGGGTGAAAAGAAGATGGTGAAAACAGACAATACCAAAGTTAGCGGTAGACCTGTTTTCTCCAGACAAGACAGCAGTGGAAGTGAATCAAGTTCAAGGTCAGTTGCAAGTAGTTTAAGCAGTCGTGGAAGTCATAAATCCTCTCTGGATGAGGACAGTTCTGGGACAAGGATACTACCTCTTCAGAGAAGGGATAACGATGTAAAAAGATTTGAGTATTTTTCAAATGCTACATCATCTCATAAATCAAGTAAGAAGAGGCCCAGTAAAAGCTTGGCTACAATTCAAATTCATGCTCTACCGGAAATAAAAGCTAAGGTTAAGTCTACCGTGAGACTTGTTCCTGCCACAACTCCTGTAGAATCAACTGACCCACCTCAACCGAAAGAAGTAGCAAATAAATGTATGATCTGCGCAAAAACATTTCGATCAGTTGAAAGTTTGAAATGTCATGTGCGAAATATCTGTCGTCCTCTGGATGCAAGTCGGCCAGAAGCAAACCTGAAAgactttgaatataaaacttTGTATTTGTGCCGTAAATGTGAGAAAGAATACTCAATGAAAGAGGACATAAAGACTCATGTGGCTGAGTGCTGTAAGGACGATGACGTGATTCAGGCACTCAGTTTTAGTGTGAAATATATGTGTCAGATGTGTGGCGAATACTTCACCAATAAAGACGATGTACACAGCCATGTCTCGCGGCTCTGTAGTAAAGTCATGTCATGTAGGCAGCAACAGCAGGAGAGACTCGACAGGAAGACTGAACTTACTGCCAAGCCGCTGTCAGACATGGTAGAGAACTTGTTCAGTAAAGAACAAAAACACTTGGAGGAGAATTTGAAAGAGGAGAATTCAAAAGAGAAAGTACAAAAAGAAGTGACGGAGCCTGTGAAAAACGAAGAGGAACAAACCCTTGGGGTTGATGATTTAGATTCTGAAATTTTCAGTGAAGCTAAAAGTAAAAGTAAAGCAGACGAAGAGAGGACAAATGAGAGTGATTCAAATATTGAACATACGGAGGTTAAGAGCGCCAAACATCATGAATCAAGCAGAAGTTTGCCTGTAAAGCAATGGTCATTGAGAAACAAGACTAAATCTTCATCTAGACTGAAAGGATTTGAATATTTCTCGAACAAGTTAAATCCTGCAAGAAGGAGAGCAGATCAGCGCAAATGGCATGAGGATTATCATAGTCTCAGGAACAGAGTTGTCAAAAAGGAAGCTGAGAAGGATGAGGAAGAGGACAAAGAAGAGGAAGATTCAGTTGAAAAATTCCTGACACAACAGAAATCTTCAAAGGCTGCTGCAAGAGATGTGTCTGAAACACAGAAAGAAGTGTTTTCAGATAATGCAGTAATAGAAACCAAAGAGAAATTGGACTCCAACAATGTAATAGCTTCAAAATCAAATCAGGTGAAGTCTGAAAAGAAGGAGATTAACAATAAAGAAGTACACAATCACTCTGTTACTAAGTCTAAGGTTACAGATATGGCTAAAGATGATACCATGGATCCACCAATACGCCAGAAACGTGTCATTCAGGTGGGCAGAAAGTTCTTACAAGATGAGTTTGAAGTTCCTGAATTCCTCAAAATGCAAGTGGCCAATACAAACTTAAAGAGGAAATCACCACAACACTGTCCAAAGTGTGGACAGTTTTTCTCCAGTAGTTATGTCCTCATCCAGCATGTTGTCCGTGTTCACATGTCGCCTTGCAAATCGAAATGGAACAGCACGGCTCGGAAGTTTCAGTTTGCCTGTTGGTACTGCCCAGATGCTTTTCCAACATACATCAAGTTTTCAAAGCATGTGCCGGTTCACAAGGACAAGATCTTGGCAATGCTTAAGAGGAGCTGCTCCACAAGCAGACAACTAAGAAGACATGGTACAGTCATGAACAATCTAAGTGTAAAGACCGAGAAAACAAGCATCGATAAGActaaaaaaagtaataaaaccGTGTCTGCAAATAAAAAGGAGTCAACGCCATTGAAGGAGACTGAAATATTGTCACAACATGTAGAAAGTATGAGAACAAGCAGGCGAGCTCGAGGACAGCCTCCTCTTGCTACAGATATGTCTGAATTAAAAGTAGATACTGGCAAAAAGGAACGGAGTCAGTCACGAGAAAAAGATCTGATATCTGTCAGTGGCATTTTACCATCCAGTGGTTCACTGTCCCCAGGGATGATGGATCTGCGTACTACCAGAAGTAGGAGACGTGACAATGATTCCATGTCAACATCAAGCTTCGACCGTGATGATGACTTGGCTAGTAACTGTTCTCATGCTACAGACAAGTCGTCTCTGTCGAAGGGGAAAAACAACAAGCGAGGACTTAGTGAAGACCGAGAGTCCATGACGAGTGAAGATTCAGTATCTCATCGGCCAGTCACCCGTCATCAACTAGCATCCAATGTTTCTCCAACTCTGAAGGAGGGTCAGTCTGCTGCTAAGAAATTAAAGAAGTTCAGCGGAAGCAATGTAGAACCTGAGAAAGCTCAGAGAACCAGAACAAGATCTGGTAATGTTTTGTCAGCAAAAGCAGGCCCAAAAGTCAATGATGCAGATCAGATGACATTAGATagaaataaaactgaaaataaacctACAAACAAAATGGCATCTTCAGTTAGTAAGGGTgatacaaacaaatcattgaCTACTCCTGTCACACGTAATCAGTCCAAGGCAGAATCTGATTCTAAAAAGAGTTTCAGTGACTCGGTTAGCCAGCTTCGAAATTCAAAGAAAGAAGCAAAAACTGACAGCAAGGAATTGTCTGTGAAGGAAGACAATGGTGTCACATCTAGCAGTATGACAACCCGCAGATCTACCAGGCTTAATGACTCCTCAGGAAATGTTATTGATAACTGCCGTAGAAGAACAGCTGTTGTAAAGTTACATGATGCAATGAGACACCGAAACAATGAAGAACACAAAAGTTTTgagaacaaaagaaaaatggtcATGAAATCCAAACAAGAAGAGAAGGAACAGAAAAAAATTAGGTTAGCCGAAAATGAGGGAAAATACTTTGATTCCAAAAATTGTGATGAAAAGGAAGATACAGTTGAAACAAAAGAATCTTCAGTGGAGAATCAGAAGTCTGTTCTGGTTCTTAGTGAAGAGGATGAGGAGTTTGTCTATGTCAAATCACCACTCTCTAGCCCTAGTGTCACTCCAGTTGggaaagaaaaaacaaactcAGCAACTCTGGCTGGCAAAGCAGCATTTTTAGATAGCTTTAAAAAATACATCCATAAACCAGGACATCATCCAAATTCAAACTCCTTTCATCTAAAAGTAGCAAAATCAAAACTAAAACAACGAGTGTGTCGTACGCAGGCAAAGCTTGTTCAGAAAAGAAGGAGGGAAAATGTAAATTCATCAAGATTGTCATCGGAGGATGAAGCTGATGATGAGCTGGATGAGGATGTGAATAACTCTAACAAAAACAGTAACAAGAAGAAATCCTTTCTGGATACCTTCATAGACCACTGTGATAATGGTCCACGCTTAAAGGGATATTATGATGAGGAGCCGGCTGTTATTAAGCCTACAGAAAGCACTACTAAAAAGTCTAAACTAGAGGCTGTCCTGAAAGGCAAAAAGACATCAGGGAGCGAAAGGAAAAACCAAGCACCGCAGCCTGATAAGGTGAAGACGGATGTCATCTCAAAGCCAGAAAAGATTATTGCAAACACTGAAA